From Osmerus mordax isolate fOsmMor3 chromosome 8, fOsmMor3.pri, whole genome shotgun sequence, a single genomic window includes:
- the LOC136947508 gene encoding spermatogenesis-associated serine-rich protein 1, producing the protein MESRSEWSFYPSAGQAKSYHVGKRCFSAPPPRPQPCPQPRPRPQPCPQPCPQPCPLERTLEDCLGRKKPVRVAWEPVPGSRPYLTPEYSPDFHKMGSTRIPPFHAADTFIPLQPPAVSPCKPYVEKRRVENREVEVMEVRSLDHWKPAPDMLKRFLQECDLVTLPWLDPSPLH; encoded by the exons ATGGAGTCTCGCTCGGAGTGGTCCTTCTACCCTAGTGCAGGCCAGGCCAAGTCCTACCATGTAGGGAAGCGCTGTTTCtctgcccccccgccccgcccccaaccctgcccccagccccgcccccgcccccaaccctgcccccagccctgcccccagccctgccctctaGAGAGGACCTTGGAGGACTGTCTGGGCAGGAAGAAACCAG TCAGGGTGGCCTGGGAGCCTGTTCCTGGTTCCAGACCCTACCTGACCCCGGAGTACAGCCCAGACTTCCACAAGATGGGCTCCACCAGAATCCCCCCCTTTCA tgctgcagacacgttcatccccctccagccccctgctgtTAGCCCCTG TAAGCCCTACGTAGAAAAGCGAAGGGTGgagaacagagaggtggaggtgatggaggtgaggagtcTAGATCACTGGAAACCTGCTCCAGACATGCTGAAGAGATTCCTGCAGGAATGTGACCTTGTTACCCTGCCCTGGCTTGACCCCTCGCCCCTGCACTGA